A window of Exiguobacterium sp. FSL W8-0210 contains these coding sequences:
- the pfkB gene encoding 1-phosphofructokinase: protein MIYTLTLNPSIDYYVTLPVFEAGQVNRVEQAEKVAGGKGINVSLVLKNYEVETQALGFLGGSTGQFIRTELEKRGVLTDFTPIQDETRINVKIRADQESELNAAGPKIQPEELEHLLSRFKTMQAGDIVVFAGSIPSSLPHDLYRHIATILNERNVRFAVDTTKEAMLEVLPLGPFLIKPNHHELGEIFDVEITSKEMAVPYAQQLVERGAENVVISFAGDGALLVNRQGAYTANTPAGKLVNSVGAGDSLVAGFVASHALGKSPEEAFRYAVTTGSASAYSFGLCTKEDIDRLLVDVNVVELIQS from the coding sequence ATGATTTATACACTGACACTCAACCCATCAATCGACTATTATGTCACGTTACCGGTATTTGAGGCAGGACAAGTCAATCGTGTCGAACAGGCGGAAAAAGTGGCCGGAGGGAAAGGAATCAACGTCTCTCTCGTCCTAAAAAACTATGAGGTAGAAACACAAGCACTCGGATTCCTTGGAGGAAGTACTGGACAATTCATCCGGACGGAACTCGAGAAACGAGGCGTGTTAACGGACTTCACACCGATTCAAGATGAGACGCGGATCAACGTAAAGATTCGTGCCGATCAAGAATCTGAGCTGAATGCAGCGGGACCGAAGATTCAACCGGAAGAGCTGGAGCATTTATTATCCCGATTCAAGACGATGCAAGCCGGTGACATCGTCGTCTTCGCAGGTAGTATCCCAAGCAGTCTACCGCATGATCTCTATCGTCATATCGCGACGATCTTGAATGAACGGAACGTCCGCTTCGCCGTCGATACGACGAAGGAAGCGATGCTTGAAGTCTTACCGCTCGGTCCATTTTTAATCAAGCCGAATCACCATGAACTCGGTGAAATTTTCGACGTCGAGATTACGTCGAAGGAGATGGCCGTTCCATATGCGCAACAGCTCGTCGAGCGTGGTGCCGAGAATGTCGTCATCTCATTTGCAGGAGACGGAGCACTGCTCGTCAATCGTCAAGGTGCCTACACGGCAAACACACCGGCAGGAAAGCTCGTCAATTCCGTCGGTGCCGGAGATTCACTCGTCGCTGGATTCGTCGCCAGCCACGCGCTCGGCAAATCACCAGAAGAAGCGTTCCGCTATGCGGTAACGACTGGCAGCGCGTCTGCTTATTCCTTCGGTCTTTGTACGAAAGAAGATATCGATCGTCTCCTCGTAGACGTCAACGTCGTTGAACTCATTCAATCCTAA
- a CDS encoding SulP family inorganic anion transporter, giving the protein MFTQWKKEWFLQPKADLLSGIVVALALVPEAIAFSLIAGVNPMVGLYASVIIAIVISIAGGRPGMISAATGAMALVVVQLVKDHGVDYLLAAGILAGILQIAFGFLGIAKLLRFIPRAVMVGFVNALAILIFSAQLPQFEGQNWIMYAMVAASLAIILLFPRVTKAIPAPLVAITIMTVLTVVFSLDTRVIGDMGQIEAALPSFFLPDVPFSLETLQIIFPYALSLAFVGLIESLLTARIVDEMTDTTSNKAMESRGQGIANIIAGMFGGMPGCAMIGQSVINVTSGGRGRLSTLTAGVFLMLLMFTMNDLLMTIPMGALVGVMFFVSYATFDWGSFKMLKTSPKSDSAVMLATVLVTVLTHDLSMGVLVGILLAALLFASKISRIQVERKEQTERVRYTIRGPLFFASTTAFAEQFQLDADLSSIITLDFSACHLFDDSAIEAIENVVLKYERLGKKVELVGLNEESQALVDRLAQRIA; this is encoded by the coding sequence ATGTTTACTCAATGGAAAAAAGAGTGGTTCTTGCAACCAAAAGCGGATTTGTTGTCCGGAATCGTCGTTGCCTTAGCACTCGTCCCGGAAGCAATCGCGTTTTCGCTGATCGCTGGTGTCAACCCGATGGTTGGGCTATACGCTTCCGTTATCATTGCAATTGTCATCTCGATTGCTGGTGGTCGCCCTGGAATGATTTCGGCTGCGACTGGCGCGATGGCACTCGTCGTCGTTCAGCTCGTCAAAGATCACGGTGTTGATTATCTACTAGCTGCCGGTATACTTGCCGGAATTCTACAAATCGCGTTCGGCTTTTTAGGAATTGCCAAGTTATTACGATTCATTCCTCGAGCTGTCATGGTCGGATTCGTCAATGCGCTCGCCATTCTGATTTTCTCGGCGCAATTGCCACAGTTCGAAGGGCAAAACTGGATCATGTATGCGATGGTCGCCGCGTCACTCGCCATCATCTTGTTATTTCCACGGGTCACGAAAGCGATTCCGGCGCCACTTGTTGCGATCACGATCATGACGGTATTAACAGTCGTCTTTTCGCTTGATACCCGTGTCATCGGGGATATGGGACAAATCGAAGCGGCGTTACCAAGCTTCTTCTTGCCAGATGTCCCGTTCTCACTCGAGACGCTTCAAATCATCTTCCCATATGCCTTGTCACTCGCATTCGTTGGTTTGATCGAATCGTTACTGACAGCACGAATCGTTGATGAAATGACGGATACGACGTCGAACAAAGCGATGGAATCGCGCGGACAAGGAATTGCGAACATTATCGCCGGTATGTTCGGTGGAATGCCAGGTTGTGCGATGATCGGGCAATCAGTCATCAATGTCACATCCGGTGGACGCGGTCGCTTGTCGACGTTGACAGCAGGTGTGTTTTTGATGCTATTGATGTTTACGATGAACGATCTATTGATGACGATTCCAATGGGAGCACTTGTCGGTGTCATGTTCTTCGTCTCGTATGCGACGTTTGACTGGGGCTCATTCAAGATGCTCAAGACGTCACCGAAAAGTGATTCTGCGGTCATGCTCGCGACCGTGCTCGTGACGGTATTGACGCATGACTTATCGATGGGTGTCCTTGTCGGGATCTTGCTTGCAGCGTTATTATTCGCGTCAAAAATTTCTCGCATCCAAGTCGAGCGCAAGGAGCAAACAGAACGAGTCCGTTATACGATCCGTGGACCGTTATTCTTCGCATCGACGACTGCATTTGCGGAACAGTTCCAGCTCGATGCTGATCTATCATCGATCATCACGCTCGATTTCTCAGCGTGTCACTTATTTGATGATTCAGCCATCGAAGCGATCGAGAACGTCGTCTTGAAATATGAACGACTCGGCAAAAAAGTTGAATTGGTAGGATTAAATGAAGAGTCTCAGGCTCTTGTTGATCGATTAGCGCAACGGATTGCATAA
- a CDS encoding DeoR/GlpR family DNA-binding transcription regulator, protein MLTKKRHQLILELLAREEVVKMQKIVEQTGASESTVRRDLSQLETAGHLRRVHGGATANHLQIEELSYFEKSDQHVEEKERIARAAADLIEDGMYVYLDAGTTTLAIVPYLEEKAITVVTNSLPLANTLLYHRIPTFVVGGQLKHSTQALVGYNAREGMLIYHFDVAFLGMNGVHPAQGFTTPDPEEALVKKTAIELAKQSYVLVDETKLDAISFSRVASLQAATIITTTSSEQAAKYSQYTEVVNAK, encoded by the coding sequence ATGTTAACCAAAAAACGCCATCAACTCATCCTTGAGCTTTTAGCCCGAGAAGAAGTCGTCAAGATGCAAAAGATCGTCGAACAAACCGGTGCGAGTGAATCCACGGTTCGTCGGGATTTATCACAACTCGAGACAGCAGGTCACCTGCGTCGAGTGCACGGGGGAGCAACAGCAAACCATTTGCAAATTGAAGAACTGAGTTACTTCGAGAAGAGTGACCAACATGTCGAAGAGAAGGAACGGATCGCGCGAGCGGCTGCCGACCTGATTGAAGACGGTATGTATGTCTATCTCGATGCCGGAACGACGACGCTTGCCATCGTTCCGTATCTCGAAGAGAAGGCGATTACGGTCGTAACGAACAGTCTTCCTCTAGCGAACACGTTACTCTATCACCGTATCCCGACGTTCGTCGTCGGAGGGCAACTCAAGCATTCAACGCAGGCACTCGTCGGTTACAACGCACGTGAAGGAATGTTGATTTACCATTTTGATGTCGCGTTCCTTGGGATGAACGGTGTTCATCCGGCACAAGGCTTCACGACACCAGATCCGGAAGAGGCACTCGTAAAGAAGACAGCGATCGAATTAGCAAAACAATCGTATGTACTCGTCGATGAGACGAAGCTGGATGCGATCAGCTTCAGTCGGGTGGCGTCCTTGCAAGCGGCGACGATCATCACGACGACATCCAGTGAGCAAGCAGCGAAATACAGTCAATATACAGAGGTGGTGAACGCGAAATGA
- a CDS encoding PTS fructose transporter subunit IIABC, with product MKITDLLTRDTIQLDLQASSKAAVIDELVNVLDRAGKLNDRSAYKEAILAREAQSTTGLGEGIAIPHAKTAAVKTPAIAFGRSTGVDYEALDGQPSRLFFMIAAGENADNAHLETLSKLSVYLMDMNFRDTILAAKTKDEVIAAIEAKEREEEGPVDVSSDNVDQDAPYILAVTACPTGIAHTYMAADALRQKAEEMGVRIKVETNGSTGVKNGLTQQDINDATAIIVAADKAVEMDRFNGKHVVEVPVAQGIRKPQELINRAVKQDAPVYKASGSSESSKPARGGFYKHLMSGVSAMLPLVVAGGLLIAISFFWGINSANPKDPSYNEFAAQLMTIGKAAFGLLIPILAGFIAMSIADKPGLAPGLIAGFLASNGNAGFLGGLIAGFLAGYVVLLLVKVFKGLPAALEGIKPVLLYPLFGSFITGMIMLLVINEPIAKFMTWLTDSLNGLSGGNAILLGMLVAAMMAIDMGGPINKTAYVFGTAALTAGNTEVMAAVMAGGMVPPLIVAFSSTLFARKKFTPQEREAGIAAYAMGASFVTEGAIPFAAADPLRVIPSSVIGSAIAGALTIVFGVLLPAPHGGIFVFPLLDGPSGTVMAIVGYAGAILIGSLVGAAILSFLKKPLVDQSVAKAEMTEGTGTKAS from the coding sequence ATGAAAATTACTGATCTCTTGACACGTGATACGATTCAACTCGATTTACAAGCGTCATCTAAAGCCGCTGTCATCGATGAACTCGTCAACGTCCTCGATCGGGCAGGAAAACTAAACGATCGCTCGGCATATAAAGAAGCAATTCTCGCACGGGAAGCACAAAGTACGACAGGTTTAGGGGAAGGAATCGCGATCCCACACGCAAAAACAGCAGCGGTCAAAACACCAGCAATCGCTTTCGGTCGTTCGACAGGTGTTGACTACGAAGCACTCGACGGTCAACCAAGTCGGTTGTTCTTCATGATTGCAGCGGGTGAGAACGCAGATAATGCGCACCTTGAAACACTTTCGAAACTATCCGTTTATTTAATGGATATGAACTTCCGTGATACGATCCTTGCGGCTAAAACGAAAGACGAAGTCATCGCAGCAATCGAAGCGAAGGAACGCGAAGAAGAAGGTCCAGTTGACGTCTCAAGCGACAACGTCGATCAAGACGCACCATATATCCTTGCCGTCACAGCTTGTCCGACAGGAATCGCACACACGTATATGGCAGCTGATGCCCTTCGTCAAAAAGCGGAAGAGATGGGTGTCCGTATCAAAGTCGAGACGAACGGATCGACAGGCGTCAAGAACGGTTTGACACAACAAGATATCAACGATGCGACAGCCATCATCGTCGCAGCGGATAAAGCAGTTGAGATGGATCGTTTTAACGGGAAACACGTCGTTGAAGTACCAGTTGCACAAGGAATCCGGAAACCACAAGAATTGATCAACCGTGCCGTCAAACAGGATGCACCTGTCTACAAAGCGAGCGGTTCAAGCGAAAGCTCAAAACCAGCTCGTGGCGGATTCTACAAACATTTGATGAGTGGGGTATCCGCGATGTTACCACTCGTCGTTGCAGGTGGTCTCTTGATCGCAATCAGCTTCTTCTGGGGTATCAACTCTGCGAACCCAAAAGATCCATCGTACAATGAATTCGCTGCGCAATTGATGACGATCGGGAAAGCCGCGTTCGGTCTCTTGATTCCGATCCTCGCTGGATTTATCGCGATGTCGATCGCTGATAAACCAGGTCTTGCTCCTGGTCTAATTGCTGGTTTCCTTGCAAGCAACGGTAACGCTGGTTTCCTCGGCGGATTGATTGCCGGTTTCCTTGCCGGGTACGTCGTACTCTTGCTTGTTAAAGTCTTCAAAGGTCTTCCAGCAGCACTTGAAGGAATCAAACCAGTCTTGCTCTATCCTCTGTTTGGTTCATTCATCACAGGAATGATCATGTTACTCGTCATCAATGAGCCGATCGCGAAGTTCATGACATGGCTCACAGATTCATTGAACGGACTCAGTGGTGGAAACGCAATCCTCCTCGGTATGCTCGTCGCAGCGATGATGGCAATCGACATGGGTGGTCCAATCAACAAAACAGCATACGTTTTCGGTACAGCTGCTCTTACAGCAGGTAACACGGAAGTCATGGCAGCTGTCATGGCAGGTGGTATGGTTCCACCACTCATCGTTGCCTTCTCATCCACATTGTTCGCACGTAAGAAATTCACGCCGCAAGAACGTGAAGCAGGTATCGCTGCTTACGCAATGGGCGCATCGTTCGTCACTGAAGGTGCGATTCCATTCGCTGCAGCCGATCCACTGCGCGTCATTCCGTCAAGCGTCATCGGTTCAGCGATCGCTGGTGCGTTGACGATCGTCTTCGGCGTCTTGCTCCCTGCACCACACGGCGGTATCTTCGTCTTCCCGTTACTTGATGGTCCATCAGGTACGGTCATGGCAATCGTCGGTTACGCGGGTGCGATCCTCATCGGTTCACTCGTCGGTGCGGCAATCCTATCCTTCCTCAAAAAACCGCTTGTTGACCAATCGGTCGCGAAAGCGGAAATGACAGAAGGAACAGGTACGAAAGCATCATAA
- a CDS encoding fumarylacetoacetate hydrolase family protein — protein sequence MKWFRFEQDGKVGIGVEQQGTTYDVTGQVYTDSLFEVISREFDVDIDLDIAPLLKGDVRQLAPYIPARNVICVGKNYADHIKEMDTVGAGKFVLFTKAPTSIVGPFEPIERHADLTKQLDYEGELAIIIGKTGRDLTPENALDHVFGYSIVNDVTARDLQKEHVQFFRGKSLDGFCPFGPVIVSADSFDPSDVLVETRVNGQLRQSGSTALMLRDVVTILVEVSRGMTLEAGDVIATGTPAGVGHGMKPPVYLQTGDVVEVSIEGIGRLQNEVQ from the coding sequence ATGAAATGGTTTCGATTTGAGCAAGACGGAAAAGTAGGCATCGGGGTTGAACAACAGGGCACTACATATGATGTAACAGGGCAAGTCTACACCGATTCATTGTTTGAAGTGATTTCACGTGAGTTTGATGTTGATATTGATTTAGATATCGCACCACTACTTAAAGGGGATGTGCGACAACTCGCACCGTATATACCAGCACGAAATGTCATTTGCGTCGGCAAGAACTATGCTGATCATATCAAAGAGATGGATACGGTGGGAGCAGGGAAATTCGTCTTGTTCACGAAAGCACCGACGTCGATCGTCGGTCCGTTCGAACCAATCGAACGGCATGCAGATTTGACGAAGCAACTGGATTATGAAGGAGAACTTGCCATCATCATCGGCAAGACGGGGCGTGATCTGACACCAGAAAATGCGCTTGATCATGTGTTTGGTTACAGTATTGTCAATGACGTGACGGCACGGGATTTACAAAAAGAACACGTCCAGTTCTTCCGTGGTAAATCACTCGATGGGTTCTGTCCGTTTGGACCGGTCATCGTCTCAGCGGATAGCTTTGATCCAAGTGACGTCCTCGTCGAGACACGTGTGAACGGGCAACTCCGACAGTCAGGATCAACCGCCTTAATGTTGCGTGACGTCGTAACGATTTTAGTGGAAGTGTCACGTGGGATGACGCTTGAAGCCGGAGATGTCATCGCGACAGGAACTCCAGCTGGTGTCGGACATGGTATGAAACCACCGGTCTACCTTCAGACAGGGGATGTCGTCGAAGTATCGATTGAAGGAATCGGTCGTTTACAAAATGAAGTCCAGTGA